Sequence from the Candidatus Thermoplasmatota archaeon genome:
AGGATCATCATCACGTCATGCTGGAACGCGCCGGGGCTGAACCATAAGCCCCCTGCCACCTCCAATCTCTTGGAGACGGCTGTCTGCAGCAGGTTGATGCTGGCGTTGATGTGCCTATCAAGGCGCCATCCGCACTGGCATACGAACACCGCGCCCATTCGGGAATCTTGTATCCTCCCACATGTCGAGCCCGTTCTGCTGCTATGCCTGGGATAGTATTGGTCGACTCGAAGGTACGACTCCAGGCTTGACTCGACACCAATGACTGGCATCGCATCATTCACAGCGTTTCCTTTATCAAGACTCCGCCATCGCATGTAGTGCTGGGAGGTCAGGGCGTAACCGCCTGGATCTCCTCATCACCCGACTTGTTACAGAACAACTGGCTCGAAAGGATTAATACGTGACAGACGCTTGAGGACTGCCGGTGATGCGTTGAAGCGTGACATCATCTCAGTTCTGGACATGAAAGACGATTTCGAGGACATCCTAGCCAATGCTCTGAAGATGAAAAAGGATCCCGCCAAGAAGGGACAGAATCAGGATGTTCTCAAAGGCAAGGTGCTCGGGATGGTTTTCGAGAAGCCGAGCCTTAGGACAAGGGTCTCATTCGAAGTCGGCATGATGCAGCTCGGAGGTAAGGCACTGTACATCTCCCCGACCGAGATCAGCATCGGGAAGCGGGAGACGGTCTCAGACGTAGCCAAGATCCTTAGCAGGTACGTCAACGCCATTATGTACAGAGCTTTCAGCAACGAGATCATGAAGGAGCTGGCCAAGCATGCGTCAGTGCCCGTGATCAACGGTCTCGACGACATTGAACATCCATGTCAGTGCGCCGCTGACCTGCTCACGGTCCTCGAGAAGAAGAAGAAGCTTGCAGGGCTACAGCTGGTTTACGTTGGTGATGGGAATAATGTGTGCAACTCGCTCATGCTCGGGTGCGCGCTCACGGGGATGAACATGCGCGCGGCCACGCCGAAGGATTACAGGCCGAACGCGGACATACTCGCAAAGGCACAGGAGATCGCCAAGGGCAAGGGCGGCAAGATCGATGTTATGTCCAACCCGTTCCAGGCTGCCGAGGGTGCTGACGTGATCTACACAGACACGTGGGTCTCGAT
This genomic interval carries:
- a CDS encoding transposase, with the translated sequence MPVIGVESSLESYLRVDQYYPRHSSRTGSTCGRIQDSRMGAVFVCQCGWRLDRHINASINLLQTAVSKRLEVAGGLWFSPGAFQHDVMMIL
- the argF gene encoding ornithine carbamoyltransferase — protein: MKRDIISVLDMKDDFEDILANALKMKKDPAKKGQNQDVLKGKVLGMVFEKPSLRTRVSFEVGMMQLGGKALYISPTEISIGKRETVSDVAKILSRYVNAIMYRAFSNEIMKELAKHASVPVINGLDDIEHPCQCAADLLTVLEKKKKLAGLQLVYVGDGNNVCNSLMLGCALTGMNMRAATPKDYRPNADILAKAQEIAKGKGGKIDVMSNPFQAAEGADVIYTDTWVSMGQEEEKEQREKIFLPYQVNDKLAEKANKGWLFLHCLPAHRGFEVSAEVIDGPHSVVFDEAENRMHAQKAILVAVLGK